Proteins encoded together in one Streptomyces rubradiris window:
- a CDS encoding DUF2199 domain-containing protein encodes MNYSVAAPYVWDASFADAPDCLLSADQCVVKAQHYFVKGLIEIPVTGSDEVFSWGVWVSLSRENFSRAADLWDTPGREAEKPYFGWLTTDLPLYSPSTLDLKTRVHTRPVGERPLVELEPTDHPLAVEQRAGITMDRVHEIAEALSHDVGGESG; translated from the coding sequence ATGAACTATTCCGTCGCCGCCCCCTACGTCTGGGACGCGAGTTTCGCCGATGCCCCTGACTGCCTCCTCTCAGCCGATCAGTGCGTCGTCAAGGCGCAGCACTACTTCGTCAAGGGCTTGATCGAAATACCGGTCACAGGCAGCGACGAGGTGTTCTCATGGGGCGTCTGGGTCTCTCTCAGCCGTGAGAACTTCTCCCGCGCGGCCGACCTGTGGGACACGCCGGGACGCGAGGCGGAGAAGCCGTACTTCGGCTGGCTCACCACCGACCTGCCGCTCTACTCCCCCAGCACCCTCGACCTGAAGACCCGCGTCCACACCCGCCCGGTCGGCGAGCGTCCCCTCGTGGAGCTCGAACCCACGGACCATCCGCTCGCTGTCGAACAGCGCGCGGGCATCACCATGGACCGTGTGCACGAGATCGCCGAAGCGCTGTCGCACGACGTCGGCGGTGAATCCGGGTGA
- a CDS encoding GDSL-type esterase/lipase family protein, producing MRNSRVRGRRRLAVATAAVAALCGAGLMQGGGAHAQSEPAETPWVVSLGDSFISGEAGRWSGNSNDSDSGYSGTDRAFDPATGVTDEHRVYGASYDNGCNRSDSAEVNSAPVPAGARRLNLACSGATSTAILLPGHGGSPFKSEPSQAQQLQKAVTGHPVRAVVVSIGGNDLGFEDVIVSCAKAFLSPFGATPCAPTQAPEVKGRLPTMRTAAVNALADVTTAMDRAGHPAGSYRLILQSYPSPLPDGARVRYPGEKYDRLTEGGCPFFDKDLTWAHDQLVPDISATLASAARASGAEFLDLSRAFDGREVCSTATVQAGPGQRPSGRTSEWVRFVTTGAGQGQRQESLHPNHYGQLALGACLGLQLDRAPGDHRCVNTPGEGPRAMRLRPASTT from the coding sequence ATGCGAAATTCTCGGGTACGAGGCCGACGGCGCCTCGCGGTCGCGACCGCCGCTGTGGCCGCCCTCTGCGGGGCCGGCCTCATGCAGGGCGGTGGCGCGCACGCACAGAGCGAGCCGGCGGAGACACCGTGGGTGGTGTCGTTGGGCGACAGCTTCATCTCCGGCGAGGCGGGCCGCTGGTCGGGCAACAGCAATGACAGCGACAGCGGCTACTCCGGCACCGACCGGGCCTTCGACCCCGCCACCGGCGTGACGGACGAGCACCGGGTGTACGGCGCGTCCTACGACAACGGGTGCAACCGCTCCGACAGCGCCGAGGTCAACTCCGCGCCCGTTCCGGCCGGGGCCCGTCGGCTCAACCTCGCCTGCTCGGGGGCCACCTCGACCGCGATCCTGCTGCCGGGACACGGCGGCAGCCCCTTCAAGTCCGAGCCGTCCCAGGCCCAGCAACTCCAGAAAGCCGTCACCGGTCACCCGGTACGGGCGGTCGTCGTCTCCATCGGCGGCAACGACCTCGGCTTCGAGGACGTCATCGTCTCCTGCGCCAAGGCCTTCCTCAGTCCCTTCGGCGCGACGCCCTGCGCCCCCACCCAGGCACCGGAGGTCAAGGGCCGGCTGCCCACGATGCGCACCGCGGCCGTCAACGCGCTCGCCGACGTCACCACCGCCATGGACCGGGCGGGCCACCCGGCGGGCAGCTACCGCCTGATCCTGCAGTCCTACCCCTCACCACTGCCCGACGGCGCACGGGTGCGCTATCCCGGCGAGAAGTACGACCGCCTGACCGAGGGCGGCTGCCCTTTCTTCGACAAGGACCTCACCTGGGCCCACGACCAACTCGTCCCCGACATCAGCGCCACCCTCGCCTCCGCCGCCCGTGCGTCCGGCGCCGAATTTCTCGACCTGTCGCGCGCCTTCGACGGCCGGGAGGTCTGTTCCACCGCCACCGTCCAGGCCGGACCCGGCCAGCGGCCCTCGGGGCGCACCAGCGAATGGGTCCGCTTCGTGACCACCGGTGCCGGCCAGGGACAGCGCCAGGAGTCCCTGCACCCCAACCACTACGGCCAGCTCGCCCTCGGCGCGTGCCTCGGCCTCCAGCTCGACCGGGCCCCCGGCGACCACCGCTGTGTCAACACCCCCGGAGAAGGCCCGCGCGCGATGCGCCTGAGGCCCGCGTCCACGACATGA
- a CDS encoding response regulator, producing the protein MRVILAEDSALLREGLVRLLADEGHEVVAALGDAVTLPEQVDELRPDIVVVDIRMPPTHTVEGLRAAVEIRERRPETGVLVLSQHIERTYAVQLLASNAERVGYLLKDRVAQVEEFLDALERVHSGGAVIDPEVVRQLLVRTTHADPLARLTPRERSVLEALAQGYTNTAIAEKLHISVSAVEKNLNAVFDKLDLSHTTGYNRRILAVLRYLQS; encoded by the coding sequence ATGCGCGTGATCCTGGCCGAGGACTCCGCCCTGCTGCGGGAGGGGCTGGTACGCCTGCTCGCCGACGAAGGCCACGAGGTCGTCGCGGCTCTGGGCGACGCGGTGACGTTGCCGGAGCAGGTCGACGAACTCCGGCCGGACATCGTCGTCGTCGACATCCGGATGCCCCCCACTCACACGGTCGAGGGACTGCGCGCCGCGGTGGAGATCCGCGAGCGCCGGCCGGAGACCGGCGTGCTGGTGCTGTCACAGCACATCGAACGCACCTACGCGGTCCAGCTGCTGGCGTCCAACGCCGAGCGGGTCGGCTACCTGCTGAAGGACCGAGTGGCCCAAGTGGAGGAGTTCCTGGACGCCCTGGAACGCGTGCACTCGGGCGGAGCCGTGATCGACCCCGAGGTCGTACGGCAGTTGCTCGTCCGCACCACGCACGCCGATCCGCTCGCCCGGCTCACGCCGCGCGAGCGCAGCGTGCTGGAGGCACTGGCACAGGGATACACCAACACGGCCATCGCGGAGAAGCTGCACATCTCCGTCAGCGCGGTGGAGAAGAACCTCAACGCCGTCTTCGACAAACTCGACCTGAGCCACACCACCGGCTACAACCGGCGCATCCTCGCGGTGCTGCGCTATCTCCAGTCATGA